The Triticum aestivum cultivar Chinese Spring chromosome 7B, IWGSC CS RefSeq v2.1, whole genome shotgun sequence genome window below encodes:
- the LOC123159353 gene encoding copper transport protein ATX1: MSQTVELRVGMSCEGCVGAVKRVLGKMEGVESFDVDIKEQKVTVKGNVTPDAVLQTVSKTGKKTSFWEAEPSASAVSS, encoded by the exons ATGTCTCAG ACTGTTGAACTCAGGGTTGGCATGTCATGTGAGGGATGTGTTGGAGCTGTTAAGCGGGTTCTTGGCAAAATGGAAG GTGTTGAGTCCTTCGATGTAGACATCAAGGAGCAGAAGGTCACTGTGAAGGGTAATGTGACGCCGGATGCTGTTCTGCAGACTGTTTCGAAGACAGGCAAGAAGACATCGTTCTGGGAGGCTGAACCCTCGGCATCTGCTGTTTCGTCCTAA